TTCGTCACGTAGCGCTCGGCTCCAGCGTAAGTCTGTATCTTCCTTGTCACTTTGAACACCCGCATCCAACAATTCCCGAATAGGCTCCAACATGGAATAAGGTAAGGCAACGTGGAAGTCACCACCGCCACCATCCAACTCAATATGGAACGAACTGATAACCACAACTTCTGTCGGGTTAACAATGTTAGCCATTGCCGGGTTAACTTCCGAGTCAAGATACTCAAAAGAGACATCCATGACCGGTCCCCAAGCTTCTTTGTAATCCTCAAAGATAATCTTGAGTAGCATCTGAATAATACGGCGTTCCGTTGGCGTAAATTCACGGCCTTCAATCTTGGCGTGATAACGTCCATCACCACCAAAGAAGTTATCCACCAGAATAAACACCAAACGCGCCTCCATGGTGATTAGTCCTGTACCTTTGAGAGGTCTGAATCTCACCATGTTTAAACTGGTTGGAACAAAAAGCGTATGAATGTATTCACCGAATTTAATCATCTGGATGCCGTTAATCGACACCTCAGCAGAACGGCGCATCATATTGAACAGACTCACCCGCATATGACGAGCAAAACGTTCGTTGACCATCTCCAGGGTAGGCATTCGCCCACGCACGATACGGTCTTGAGAAGAGAAATCATATTCCAGTGCCGAAGAACTCGACTCCGACTCGTCGATATCCTCTTCATCGACCTCATCGACCCCATGGAGCAGGGCATCAATTTCGTCTTGTGAAAGTAAATCGCTCACGTTGCGCCTCTATTCTCTGTTACTGCATAACAAAACCAGTAAACAGTACATTCTCAACGACATCTTTACTGGCAATTTCCTGCATCGCCTTTTGCACTTCACGCAAAGACTGATCACGCATTGCCACTTTACCAACTTCAGTTACCAGGTCATCAGCACTGGAAGTGCTAAACACTCGCAGCAATGTACCCTCGATCATTGGAATATGCATTTTGGCCAGTTCTTCGTTATCCGAACCTCTAACCATCAATTGTACTTTAATCTGTACCAACCTATCTCTACCTGCGCCGGGCACGTTAAAGATAAATGGTCGTGGCATTGCAACATAAAGCGCAGTGCCAACATTCGCCCCCTGAGCACCTGGGACAGCCCCACCTTGCCCAGCATTTTGAGGCATTGCCTCAGGTACAGGTTCACTACCACCTAAAAAGAAAAATGCACCACCACCAGCAACAACAAGAACAGCAACAATAATGATGATCAACATCATCTTGTTCTTCTTGCCACCACCGTCTTCCATTTCTAATTCTTCATCTGCCATGCTTATCTCGCTAGCTATTAACTTAACTCAACAACTGTATGGGCATCAAAAACCAGCTAAAACTTAAGCAACAGCCCACAAATTCTTGTCTCGGGTGTAGCATTATTGCTGTTTAGACTAACCTCGCCAAGCAATAATTCCACTCTTCATAATTATCCCTTTTCATTATGAATTGTAGGCGTTCCTCAATCAATCTTGTTACTTTTCATCTGAAACAAAGCAACAGTTCACAAATTTGACGCTCATTTCATCAGGCAAAATAATCAATGCCATTTACCGAGCCATTAACCATCCGCACGGTTTGTTGTTCAACAAACTCTTCTTCCACTTCATTGCCTGAGCCGCCTGAGCCACCAGCAAACTGTCCATTTGCATTTTCAGCATCCTGCTGTTTAGATTCTTGCTCAACAGAAGACTGTCCCAATTGAATACCCTGCTCGTCCAATAACTCTTTTAATCTTGGTGCAGCATGCTCCAACGCTTCTCGGGCTTGTTGAGTCTGAACCACAAAGTTAACCGTTGCAGCTTCACCCGACATATTTACCTTGATCTTCATGGTGCCTAAATCCGGTGGATCCAAGCGAATATCGGCTGTCATATTCTTCTGATTAACCATCAACTGCACTTTGTCAGCCAGGTTCTGGGGAGCATCAGGTTTATGAATGTTAACCGTTCTATCCATCTGATTAGCGGCCTGTTGACGAGCACTTTCCAACTGAGCCACATTCGCCTCTTTGGCATTAGCAGCCGAAACCGACTTAGCCATTTCCGCATTTCCTGCTTTCTGATCGACTAACTGAGCAGCCATATCCATCGTGCTGTTAGTGCTAGCAAGGACTTGCTGTAATTTCGCCTGATCCATCGCTGCTGATGAGTTATCCCCTGTCGCGGCCGCCACAGCATCTTTCACCACTTGCCCTAAATCATTGCCTGATTGCTGCCCTTGCTGTGCTTGAGACTTCAACTCTTCAACCCCCGCCTTAAGCTTATCGACAAAGGTTTCTTTCACCTCAGCAGATACTGATTCCTTAGGCAGTACCTGATTTGCAATATGCTCTGCGGCTTTTTGCAACTGTGTCGGATCTGCATTGACTAATTTATCTAGCAGAGGATCATCGGTTTTAATTTCAGCGTCCGCTTGTACTGTCTGCTCACCTGCCACATTGCTCATCAAATGTGTCAAAAATTTGGAATCTATCTGTAACCAGTCCTTGCCAGTTAATTCTTTCAATGGTGAATCCTGCAACTCAGGATTTTGTGTCAAAAACTGATCGATCATAGCATCCAGCTGCAGCAACTCTTCTTCAGATACGTCGTCTTTCTGTGACAGTGAATCAATCATTGCCAGAATCTCTTGCAATGACTCATTGCTGATACTTTGTTCATCTGTGGGCATGTCAGTAATCAATTCAATATCAGAAACACCTTCTTTCAGCGCATCGCTTTGAACTGCATCAAATTGACCATTCAATAATTTATCCAGCTCACCCTGCATATCGGTTTCAACAGCCACATCAGCCTTAACACCATCACTTTCCAACTCCGCTTTGTCGGATCCCTGACCGTGTAACTTGTCGAGCATAGCCAACCAATCAAAATGCGTTGCTGCTTCTTGTACCAATTCGCTTTGCGCTTCGTCAGGCTCAGCAGATTGCTGCGCATTATCCTGTTGTCCTTCAGCAGAGTCATTCTGGGCAGACTCACCTTCCGCTTTTACTGAATCTTGTTGATCTTGTGATGTTGATGCTTGCTCATCGGTTGTCGCTTCTTTCTTAGCAACCGAATCACCAGGATCATTAGCATTCTTTTGCTGGGCAACGGCTTCAGATTGCTCTGTCTGTTTGGCTGACTGTTGAGTAGCTGCCGTATTTTCTACCGAATTGGAAGCCTTTTCAGAACCCTGAACGCTTTTGGTGCTATTACTATTCTTGTAGGCAGGGGGAGGCGTTGTCTTCTCTGCTGCATGACTACGCTCCAACATAGAAGCAAAGTCTTGGCCTTTCCCGGAATATGATGGTTGTTCGGAGCTCCCAGAAGCAATACCTATTTGAACATTTGAGGCAATGTCTGTCTTTTTAGCGGCAAGTTGTTGCATCATTGGTCGCAATCCTCATTTAATTCCTAATTCGATTAACGAGCTAACTCATTAATATTATTATATTTTTAACTTTAGCCTTCATCATTCCGGCAATAAAACCGGATGATTTCAGCCTAACAGGCAATGGTTATTGCCTAATTACAGCTTCAATACAAAAGCTCAGCAAAAACTGTTCCAATTTTGAACAATAGCAACAAATAACTTCATTATTGTTGTCTTCTAACGTCGCTTATCGGGCCTTACGTATAAATTTCTGTAGTGCAATCTCATCCATCATTGCCTGTTCAATCCGAGCTTCTTTCGCCATCGCAATCTGTTTCTTTTTATCCAGCAACATTTCTATCGCTTTACGCTTTTGTTGTTGCTTTAACCACAGACTTTTCCGTTGCTCAGCAGCCAGTACCGCGTTGTGAATAACCTGTCTTTGTTGCTCACAGGCGCGATCCAATTTGCTAATAAAACCTTGATGCTGATTAAAAGACCTGGCTTCCAGTCCTGTTTCCCTGCCTTTTTTCTGGATTTGACGAAAATACTCCAAGCGATAATTTTCCAGTCCTTGCAACTTGGTGCGGTTTTGATTCACAAACAGCATTGCCTTTTGGTAATCCATCGCCGCTTTGTCTTCTTTTTCCTGCTCCCATTGAGCCAGCATAACAAGTTGAGCTTTTGCCATAACCTAGCCTCCCTGGCGCATTGCCTGAGTCAACTTAACCATTTCCTGCAAACTTTCATCGTAAGGAATAATCTCTTTCATTTTTTGTTGCAGGAATTTATTAATGATTGGTTCGGCCTTTATAGCCAGGTCAATTCGAGGATCCGTTCCCTTGGAATAAGCTCCAATACTGATTAAGTCTCTATTTTGCTGATACGTGGAATACACCTGCTTTAATGCTCTGGCAGTATCCATATGCTGATCACTCACCACCATTGGCATAACACGGCTAATTGATGCTTCTACATCAATGGCAGGAAAATGGCCTGAATCAGCCAATGAACGCGCTAAAACAATATGCCCGTCCAGAATCGCCCTGGCAGAATCAGCAATAGGATCTTGAAGGTCATCGCCTTCTGTTAGCACGGTATAAAATGCGGTAATCGAGCCCTGATTCTCAGCGCCATTTCCAGCACGTTCAACCAATGCAGGTAAACGGGCAAAAACCGAAGGCGGATAGCCCTTGGTCGCTGGAGGCTCACCGACAGCCAGTGCAATTTCACGCTGTGCCATGGCATAACGTGTCAACGAATCAATAAGTAACAGTACATTCATGCCTTGATCACGAAAATACTCGGCAATGCTCACCGCCGTTTCGCAACCTTTTAAGCGCATTAAAGGAGAAGTATCTGCGGGTGCAGCGACAACGACAGATTTCTGACGTTCTTCCTCGCCCAAGATATCCTGAATGAATTCCTTAACCTCTCGACCACGTTCGCCAACCAGACCCACAACTACAACATCCGCCGTTGTACCTCGGGTCATCATGCCAAGTAGCACGCTCTTACCCACACCACTACCGGCAAACAAGCCCATACGTTGGCCTACACCCACCGTGATCATGGAATTAATAGCGCGCACACCAACATCCAGAGGTTGCTTTATTGGTTTACGAATAAGGGGATTCATGGGAGGACGGGTAAGAGGAACGCGTTTGTTTGTTTTAATAGCGCCCAAGCCATCTAAAGGTTGACCGTTACCGTCAACAACACGGCCTAACAACTCCATACCTACAGGGATGCCTTCCTGACGACTTAGCGGCATTACCCGAGAACCAGGAACAATACCTTTTACCGCTTCGGTAGGCATGAGATAGGTAATGGATTCAGCGAAACCGACCACTTCAGCTTCAATTTCACCGTCAATAGTTTGAACCAGACATTGACTACCAACAGGCAGTTGGCAGCCTACCGCTTCGAGCGTCAAGCCCACTCCACGTACAAGTTTGCCCGAGGCAACGCTCACTGATTGCGGAACTTGAGTTTGTAATTCTCTGACTTTATTCAGGAAATCCATAGCGCACTTTTCTATTGGTTGTTCTTGGTTGAGAC
Above is a window of Paraneptunicella aestuarii DNA encoding:
- a CDS encoding flagellar hook-length control protein FliK, with the protein product MMQQLAAKKTDIASNVQIGIASGSSEQPSYSGKGQDFASMLERSHAAEKTTPPPAYKNSNSTKSVQGSEKASNSVENTAATQQSAKQTEQSEAVAQQKNANDPGDSVAKKEATTDEQASTSQDQQDSVKAEGESAQNDSAEGQQDNAQQSAEPDEAQSELVQEAATHFDWLAMLDKLHGQGSDKAELESDGVKADVAVETDMQGELDKLLNGQFDAVQSDALKEGVSDIELITDMPTDEQSISNESLQEILAMIDSLSQKDDVSEEELLQLDAMIDQFLTQNPELQDSPLKELTGKDWLQIDSKFLTHLMSNVAGEQTVQADAEIKTDDPLLDKLVNADPTQLQKAAEHIANQVLPKESVSAEVKETFVDKLKAGVEELKSQAQQGQQSGNDLGQVVKDAVAAATGDNSSAAMDQAKLQQVLASTNSTMDMAAQLVDQKAGNAEMAKSVSAANAKEANVAQLESARQQAANQMDRTVNIHKPDAPQNLADKVQLMVNQKNMTADIRLDPPDLGTMKIKVNMSGEAATVNFVVQTQQAREALEHAAPRLKELLDEQGIQLGQSSVEQESKQQDAENANGQFAGGSGGSGNEVEEEFVEQQTVRMVNGSVNGIDYFA
- the fliJ gene encoding flagellar export protein FliJ, which encodes MAKAQLVMLAQWEQEKEDKAAMDYQKAMLFVNQNRTKLQGLENYRLEYFRQIQKKGRETGLEARSFNQHQGFISKLDRACEQQRQVIHNAVLAAEQRKSLWLKQQQKRKAIEMLLDKKKQIAMAKEARIEQAMMDEIALQKFIRKAR
- the fliL gene encoding flagellar basal body-associated protein FliL — translated: MADEELEMEDGGGKKNKMMLIIIIVAVLVVAGGGAFFFLGGSEPVPEAMPQNAGQGGAVPGAQGANVGTALYVAMPRPFIFNVPGAGRDRLVQIKVQLMVRGSDNEELAKMHIPMIEGTLLRVFSTSSADDLVTEVGKVAMRDQSLREVQKAMQEIASKDVVENVLFTGFVMQ
- the fliI gene encoding flagellar protein export ATPase FliI; the protein is MDFLNKVRELQTQVPQSVSVASGKLVRGVGLTLEAVGCQLPVGSQCLVQTIDGEIEAEVVGFAESITYLMPTEAVKGIVPGSRVMPLSRQEGIPVGMELLGRVVDGNGQPLDGLGAIKTNKRVPLTRPPMNPLIRKPIKQPLDVGVRAINSMITVGVGQRMGLFAGSGVGKSVLLGMMTRGTTADVVVVGLVGERGREVKEFIQDILGEEERQKSVVVAAPADTSPLMRLKGCETAVSIAEYFRDQGMNVLLLIDSLTRYAMAQREIALAVGEPPATKGYPPSVFARLPALVERAGNGAENQGSITAFYTVLTEGDDLQDPIADSARAILDGHIVLARSLADSGHFPAIDVEASISRVMPMVVSDQHMDTARALKQVYSTYQQNRDLISIGAYSKGTDPRIDLAIKAEPIINKFLQQKMKEIIPYDESLQEMVKLTQAMRQGG
- the fliM gene encoding flagellar motor switch protein FliM: MSDLLSQDEIDALLHGVDEVDEEDIDESESSSSALEYDFSSQDRIVRGRMPTLEMVNERFARHMRVSLFNMMRRSAEVSINGIQMIKFGEYIHTLFVPTSLNMVRFRPLKGTGLITMEARLVFILVDNFFGGDGRYHAKIEGREFTPTERRIIQMLLKIIFEDYKEAWGPVMDVSFEYLDSEVNPAMANIVNPTEVVVISSFHIELDGGGGDFHVALPYSMLEPIRELLDAGVQSDKEDTDLRWSRALRDEILDVQVELSTHMMDIRMPLGKVMDLKDGDIIPIEMPEFITVLIEGLPTFRSKLGRSREYLALKIEEKIPRPVSVKSQLHLLTKGGRRIDSDAELHILEEDL